Proteins encoded in a region of the Bradyrhizobium sp. CB3481 genome:
- a CDS encoding FGGY-family carbohydrate kinase: MSLLLAIDVGTLSARAGLFDASGRLVTARSHPFELLHPAENHAVYRMDDIWAAVCAAIRAAVSEAPGAAAAIAGIAVDATSSTFFEAQGERPLEGDADVICWMDHRGEREAEEIEASGDRYLDHVGGTVSPEMYLPKILWVKRHRPEAWARITAVRDLSDEVARRLTGVDRHSVCGLACKFPYLPADPSPWRRELLATLGLPDLLQRGNLAEPPGRVGEVQGTVSSEAAQALGIAPGTPVAIGLIDAEAGALGVASRGFRDKMNRSLALIGGTSTCYMCWAEDERHVSGIWGPFKDAVFPGYWMHEAGMSISGAALDTVLDQHPASPGKASPERHAETARDILALLDLEGRAFAARRHIVPDWLGNRAPYGDGTVRALVSGIGLETSPRSFLEHYYATARALALQSRHIREHLNAHGYAIDRVCLSGGHAKNPLMVRLYRDALGADLVISHAPEPVLLGTAMVAAVAAGLHPDLFAALDAMAPEQTIHTADPAWAMANDVAYSTYLKLFAVRNEIEAEGRRLAGRPSASTGVF; encoded by the coding sequence ATGAGCCTGCTTCTGGCTATCGATGTCGGCACCCTGTCGGCTCGCGCCGGCCTGTTCGATGCGTCGGGCCGGCTGGTGACAGCACGCAGTCATCCGTTCGAGCTGCTGCACCCGGCGGAAAACCACGCCGTCTATCGAATGGACGATATCTGGGCGGCAGTGTGTGCCGCAATCCGGGCAGCTGTCAGCGAAGCACCGGGAGCGGCGGCTGCGATTGCGGGCATTGCTGTCGACGCGACCTCCTCCACTTTTTTCGAGGCGCAAGGTGAACGGCCGCTTGAAGGCGATGCGGACGTCATCTGCTGGATGGACCATCGTGGCGAGCGCGAGGCCGAGGAGATCGAGGCGTCCGGCGACCGCTATCTCGATCATGTCGGCGGCACGGTCTCCCCGGAGATGTATTTGCCCAAGATTCTGTGGGTGAAGCGACACAGGCCGGAGGCCTGGGCGCGCATCACCGCTGTACGCGATCTCTCGGACGAAGTGGCCCGTCGCCTGACCGGCGTTGATCGTCACTCCGTCTGCGGGCTTGCCTGCAAGTTTCCCTACCTGCCCGCTGATCCCAGCCCGTGGCGCCGCGAACTGCTGGCAACGCTCGGTCTGCCCGATCTTCTGCAGCGCGGCAATCTCGCCGAGCCGCCGGGCCGAGTCGGCGAAGTCCAAGGGACGGTTTCCTCGGAGGCGGCGCAGGCGCTCGGCATCGCGCCCGGCACTCCGGTCGCGATCGGCCTGATCGACGCGGAAGCAGGCGCTCTCGGCGTCGCAAGCCGCGGATTTCGCGACAAGATGAACCGCTCCTTGGCGCTGATCGGTGGCACGTCAACCTGCTACATGTGCTGGGCGGAGGATGAGCGGCACGTCTCCGGCATCTGGGGGCCTTTCAAGGACGCGGTATTTCCCGGCTATTGGATGCACGAGGCCGGAATGAGCATCTCGGGCGCTGCGCTTGACACCGTGCTGGATCAGCATCCCGCGAGCCCGGGCAAGGCTTCGCCGGAGCGGCATGCGGAGACCGCCCGCGACATCCTCGCGCTGCTCGATCTAGAAGGCCGCGCCTTCGCCGCACGACGGCATATCGTACCCGACTGGCTTGGCAATCGCGCGCCCTATGGTGATGGGACGGTGCGCGCGCTGGTCAGCGGCATCGGCCTGGAAACGAGCCCGCGCTCCTTCCTCGAACACTACTACGCGACGGCCCGCGCGCTCGCGCTGCAAAGCCGGCACATCCGCGAGCATCTAAACGCGCATGGTTATGCGATCGATCGCGTGTGCCTCTCCGGCGGACACGCCAAGAACCCGCTGATGGTGCGCCTGTATCGCGATGCGCTTGGCGCGGACCTCGTGATCTCCCATGCACCCGAACCGGTGCTGCTCGGCACTGCAATGGTCGCCGCCGTCGCCGCCGGGCTGCATCCGGATCTGTTCGCCGCGCTCGACGCCATGGCGCCGGAGCAAACCATCCACACGGCAGATCCAGCATGGGCGATGGCCAACGACGTCGCCTATTCGACCTACCTGAAGCTATTCGCAGTCCGCAACGAAATCGAGGCCGAGGGTCGGCGGCTGGCTGGCCGTCCCTCCGCGTCCACAGGAGTATTCTGA
- a CDS encoding sugar-binding transcriptional regulator has protein sequence MSDTPNRDMTTMRINAEDLTEAQIQARACWYYYVGAMTQQEIADRLGLTRLRVNKILGQARQDGLVSVEIKLPLANCVALEEKLKARFALDDVSVVPTLPDPDALQQVVGEAASTMLHPLLKDGIGLGVGWGRTLSAAARALKQRRFAQGWVTSLMGGLTRGAGTNTFEVATEFARLIGAECYYVAAPIYCPSVESRSMLLTHYGLADVMRRAREGQIALVSCGDLTPRSLLASTHIVSEALDGLWEAGAVGDLLGTFLDEYGRPVDHPLNSRVMALSPLELKAYPISILASGGVPKAPVIRGILNARYVRCLVTDESAAEVLLQ, from the coding sequence GTGAGCGACACACCCAACAGAGACATGACGACAATGCGCATAAACGCCGAGGACCTGACTGAAGCGCAAATCCAGGCACGAGCCTGCTGGTACTACTATGTCGGCGCGATGACGCAGCAGGAGATCGCCGATCGGCTGGGGCTGACGCGGCTCAGGGTCAACAAGATTCTCGGACAGGCTCGGCAGGACGGGCTCGTCAGCGTCGAAATCAAGCTGCCACTCGCCAATTGCGTCGCGCTGGAAGAGAAGCTGAAGGCACGCTTTGCGCTCGATGATGTTTCCGTGGTGCCGACCTTGCCCGATCCCGACGCACTGCAGCAAGTGGTCGGGGAAGCCGCGAGCACGATGCTTCATCCCCTGCTGAAAGATGGCATCGGCCTCGGTGTCGGCTGGGGTCGCACGTTGAGCGCCGCTGCGCGCGCGCTTAAACAGCGACGATTCGCTCAGGGATGGGTGACTTCGCTGATGGGCGGCCTGACACGCGGTGCCGGCACCAACACTTTCGAGGTCGCGACCGAGTTTGCGCGCCTGATCGGCGCCGAATGCTACTATGTCGCCGCACCGATTTATTGCCCGTCGGTCGAGAGCCGTTCGATGCTCCTGACCCATTACGGTCTCGCGGACGTAATGCGCCGAGCGCGCGAAGGCCAGATCGCGCTTGTGTCCTGCGGCGACCTGACGCCACGCTCGCTGCTTGCGTCGACCCATATCGTGAGCGAAGCGCTGGACGGGCTGTGGGAGGCCGGCGCGGTCGGTGACCTGCTCGGAACATTCCTCGACGAATATGGCCGGCCGGTCGACCACCCTCTCAACTCCCGCGTCATGGCCCTAAGCCCACTGGAACTGAAGGCATACCCGATCTCCATCCTGGCTTCGGGCGGAGTACCCAAGGCGCCGGTGATCCGAGGCATTCTGAACGCGCGCTATGTGCGCTGTCTCGTCACCGACGAATCGGCGGCGGAGGTGCTGCTGCAATGA
- a CDS encoding TIM barrel protein codes for MPFGVNLSFCVKRWVTPELWAPLVREDLDLDVVQLSFDLVDPTWPDDLLVSLARDIRRCTDATGINVHSAFIGLAHYTFNQLLHPDPGVRDVAEAWLRRAYRFATCAGIVRVGGPLGAIAARRDGREADALPRADYQDLIARMHKLADAAKAEGLVELYVEPTPMRREWPWTVDQALTMAADLKTSAVPWKFCLDWGHGTFEPLYGSYRAGMADWFAALGANVGVIHVQQTDFQYDRHWDFTEPGRLDPVAMAAQQRAHGLGQTPVFLEVFYPFERDDASVLEAIKRSVALLKPAYA; via the coding sequence ATGCCGTTCGGCGTGAATCTTTCTTTCTGCGTCAAGCGCTGGGTAACGCCTGAGCTCTGGGCCCCGCTGGTCCGCGAAGATCTCGACCTTGATGTCGTTCAGCTGTCGTTCGATCTCGTCGATCCGACCTGGCCCGACGATCTACTGGTATCGCTTGCCCGTGACATCCGTCGATGCACAGACGCGACTGGCATCAACGTGCATAGCGCTTTCATCGGCCTTGCTCACTACACGTTCAACCAACTGCTGCATCCCGATCCTGGCGTGCGCGATGTCGCAGAAGCCTGGCTGCGGCGCGCTTATCGTTTTGCGACTTGCGCCGGCATCGTGCGTGTCGGCGGGCCGCTCGGCGCGATTGCCGCGCGCCGCGACGGTCGCGAGGCCGACGCCCTGCCCCGCGCAGACTATCAAGACTTGATCGCGCGCATGCACAAATTGGCTGACGCCGCAAAGGCCGAAGGGCTCGTCGAACTATACGTTGAGCCTACGCCGATGCGGCGCGAGTGGCCCTGGACGGTGGATCAGGCGCTCACGATGGCCGCCGACCTCAAGACGTCGGCGGTGCCGTGGAAGTTCTGCCTGGATTGGGGCCACGGGACGTTCGAGCCGCTCTACGGAAGCTACCGGGCCGGCATGGCCGACTGGTTTGCGGCGCTCGGAGCCAATGTCGGCGTGATCCATGTGCAGCAAACCGATTTCCAATATGACCGGCACTGGGATTTTACCGAGCCCGGCCGACTCGATCCCGTTGCGATGGCTGCCCAGCAAAGGGCGCACGGACTCGGCCAAACACCTGTATTTCTCGAGGTCTTCTATCCCTTCGAGCGCGACGACGCTTCCGTGCTTGAGGCGATCAAGCGGTCGGTTGCACTTCTAAAGCCGGCGTATGCGTGA
- a CDS encoding carbohydrate ABC transporter permease, which yields MMAATRIRSLLHALGLLVVLAFALFPFYWMITSSLKDQTELLASPPVWFFRPTLSNYMDIFADTKVTTAVLNSLIVAVSTTLLSVVLGTPAAYALARFEFRGKADLWFWFISNRMISPIVLALPVYLLSRQVGLLNTHLVLVLIYLTFNLPIVVWICTDQFRSIPPDLEQSARLEGASQFDIFWRIYLPLGLPGVAVSAIFAFIFSWNELLYALVLITSQGLKTAPVVATNFMSGYELPWGKIMATGTVIVLPVTVFAMLVSRHMIRGLTMGATK from the coding sequence ATGATGGCCGCAACACGGATTCGCTCGCTGCTGCACGCGCTAGGCCTGCTCGTCGTTCTCGCCTTCGCTCTATTTCCCTTCTACTGGATGATCACATCCAGTCTGAAGGACCAGACCGAGCTGCTCGCCTCGCCGCCTGTCTGGTTCTTCCGTCCGACGCTTTCGAATTACATGGACATCTTCGCCGACACGAAGGTGACCACGGCAGTCCTCAATTCGCTAATCGTTGCGGTCTCGACCACGCTGTTGTCCGTCGTTCTCGGCACGCCCGCGGCCTACGCCCTTGCGCGTTTCGAGTTTCGCGGCAAGGCGGATCTCTGGTTCTGGTTCATCTCGAATCGCATGATCAGCCCGATCGTGCTCGCGCTGCCGGTTTACCTGCTCTCAAGGCAGGTCGGCCTATTAAATACGCACCTGGTGCTCGTGCTGATCTATCTCACCTTCAACCTTCCGATCGTCGTCTGGATCTGTACCGACCAATTCCGCTCCATTCCACCAGATCTGGAGCAGTCGGCGCGGCTGGAGGGCGCATCGCAGTTCGACATATTCTGGCGCATCTACCTGCCGCTTGGTCTACCCGGCGTCGCTGTTTCCGCCATCTTCGCCTTCATCTTCTCCTGGAACGAATTGCTCTATGCGCTCGTGCTGATCACAAGCCAGGGACTCAAGACCGCTCCAGTGGTGGCCACGAACTTCATGTCGGGCTACGAGCTGCCCTGGGGAAAGATCATGGCGACAGGCACGGTGATCGTGCTGCCGGTGACGGTCTTTGCAATGCTCGTCAGCCGACACATGATACGCGGACTGACCATGGGCGCGACCAAATAA
- a CDS encoding sugar ABC transporter permease produces the protein MTSVPQNLSTQLASPDARGARRHHPGYSRWMPFFFLAPAVIVLFSIGIYPTLFAIATSFRRYNITRRADLQDGFPFVGFDNYFAVLHDRGFWDSLLLTGKFYLSVVPVQIALGILIALMLHRPGWGLLRAITRVSLVVPLATTYAVVGLIGRLVFNRDFGVANQFMSWLGVSSSDWLGNPTGAFVAIVVMDIWQWTPFVALIFLAGLSMVPVEIEEAARLETKSPWALLRYVQLPYMLPGLTAILILRSADVLKLFDTVFVMTRGGPGAATDLISIYVQRVGFKVFDLGLASAQAILLLILTIVLSRLYIHIFYREIE, from the coding sequence TTGACGTCGGTACCGCAAAATCTGTCCACGCAATTGGCGTCGCCTGACGCCCGCGGCGCGCGGCGCCATCACCCCGGCTATAGCCGCTGGATGCCGTTCTTCTTCCTCGCGCCGGCGGTCATCGTCCTGTTCTCGATCGGCATTTATCCGACCCTCTTCGCGATCGCGACCTCATTCCGGCGCTACAACATCACGCGGCGCGCCGACCTGCAGGACGGTTTCCCCTTCGTCGGTTTCGACAATTATTTCGCCGTGCTCCACGACAGGGGTTTCTGGGACAGCCTTCTGCTCACCGGCAAGTTCTATCTGAGCGTGGTGCCGGTGCAGATCGCGCTCGGCATTTTGATCGCGCTGATGCTACATCGGCCAGGTTGGGGTCTCTTGCGCGCGATCACCCGCGTTTCGCTGGTGGTCCCGCTGGCAACGACCTATGCCGTCGTGGGGTTGATAGGCCGCCTCGTCTTCAATCGCGATTTCGGCGTCGCCAACCAGTTCATGAGCTGGCTCGGCGTCTCCTCATCCGACTGGCTTGGTAATCCGACGGGAGCCTTTGTCGCAATCGTCGTAATGGACATCTGGCAGTGGACGCCGTTCGTCGCGCTGATCTTCCTCGCGGGCCTGTCGATGGTGCCGGTCGAGATCGAGGAAGCCGCTCGGCTTGAGACGAAGAGCCCCTGGGCCCTGCTCCGCTACGTGCAGCTCCCCTACATGCTGCCGGGTCTTACCGCAATCTTGATCCTGCGCTCCGCTGACGTGCTGAAGCTGTTCGATACGGTATTCGTGATGACGCGCGGCGGGCCTGGCGCTGCCACTGATCTCATCTCGATCTATGTCCAGCGGGTCGGCTTCAAGGTCTTCGACCTCGGGTTGGCTTCCGCACAGGCGATCCTGCTGCTGATACTCACCATCGTGCTCAGCCGCCTCTACATTCACATCTTCTATCGGGAGATCGAATGA
- a CDS encoding SIS domain-containing protein yields the protein MTTLYRAALDELRCVFDRIDESAVDRAIDEIAGAKRIALYGVGREGLQMKGFCMRLFHLGRQAAMVGDMTTPHLGTGDLLITSAGPGHFSTVAALMGVARRDGARSLVITAQPNGQCARAADAVLSVPAQTMADDTGPSGSVLPMGSLFEGAQYILFEIMILRLRERLGVTPEAMRANHTNLE from the coding sequence ATGACGACGCTCTATCGCGCCGCACTCGACGAACTCAGATGCGTGTTCGACCGCATCGATGAGAGCGCCGTCGACCGGGCCATCGACGAGATTGCAGGCGCGAAACGCATCGCGCTCTACGGCGTCGGCCGTGAGGGGCTGCAGATGAAGGGATTCTGCATGCGCCTATTCCACCTTGGCCGCCAGGCAGCTATGGTCGGCGACATGACGACGCCGCACCTTGGGACAGGTGACTTGCTGATCACCTCGGCGGGACCGGGCCATTTTTCAACCGTGGCAGCCCTGATGGGCGTTGCGCGCCGCGACGGTGCCCGGTCCCTGGTCATCACCGCTCAGCCGAACGGTCAATGCGCGCGCGCGGCCGATGCCGTGTTGTCGGTCCCCGCGCAAACCATGGCCGACGATACTGGCCCGTCAGGCTCGGTGCTGCCGATGGGGTCGCTTTTCGAAGGTGCCCAGTACATCCTGTTCGAGATCATGATCCTCCGGTTGCGGGAACGCCTCGGAGTCACCCCTGAGGCGATGCGCGCTAACCACACGAACCTGGAATAA
- a CDS encoding sugar ABC transporter substrate-binding protein produces the protein MRKWLLATLSALAITAGAAVGDPTLAQAEWALDKAAAPYKGTEINIIFLDRPGYRAIIKLLPEFEKKTGIKVNYEIVPYENSREKQVLNFSSKGDLTMALVDLVWIGEFAENGWIAPIETFTSDASITDPGLNLKGFFPLLLDAFGSWGGKVYGLPFDNYSGLLFYNKCMLKDAGFEKPPATWEELYTTYAPKLTNPEKKQYAFALQSLRGETQSADSFMRVLWPFGGSLLDKTFHSNLMSKESQTGLKFRQDLMKYMPPGVVSYDHVEAVNALAQGQVAMITEWSAFYGTLTDPKTSKLGDCLAVAPEPAGPAGRLPALGGFSLAVASQASPQQQKASWLFIQWATSEDIARAYVEAGGVSGRSSVYEQADIKAKYKFVEPMVASWQKGVPEFRPRFPAWASISEIVAEVGSKMMLGEVSTEDGAKQIGARMENILKKEGYYDGKKALRQ, from the coding sequence ATGAGAAAATGGCTTCTGGCGACGCTTAGCGCGCTCGCTATCACCGCAGGTGCCGCCGTCGGCGACCCCACCCTTGCCCAGGCCGAATGGGCGCTCGACAAAGCAGCCGCGCCTTACAAGGGCACCGAGATCAACATCATCTTTCTCGATCGCCCCGGCTACCGCGCCATCATCAAGCTGTTGCCCGAGTTCGAGAAAAAAACCGGGATCAAGGTGAACTACGAGATCGTGCCCTACGAGAACAGCCGCGAGAAGCAGGTGCTCAACTTCAGCTCGAAGGGCGATCTGACCATGGCACTGGTCGATCTCGTCTGGATCGGCGAGTTCGCAGAGAATGGCTGGATCGCTCCGATTGAGACGTTCACCAGCGACGCGTCAATCACCGACCCCGGCCTCAATCTCAAGGGTTTCTTCCCGCTGCTGCTCGATGCATTTGGCTCATGGGGCGGCAAGGTCTACGGCCTGCCCTTCGACAACTACTCGGGCCTGCTCTTCTACAACAAATGCATGCTGAAGGACGCCGGCTTCGAAAAACCGCCCGCGACCTGGGAAGAGCTCTACACCACTTACGCTCCGAAGCTGACCAACCCCGAGAAGAAACAATATGCCTTCGCCCTGCAGTCGTTGCGCGGCGAGACGCAGTCAGCCGACAGTTTCATGCGCGTGCTCTGGCCTTTCGGCGGCTCCCTGCTCGACAAGACGTTCCATTCGAACCTGATGTCGAAGGAAAGCCAGACTGGCTTGAAGTTCCGCCAGGACCTGATGAAGTACATGCCGCCGGGCGTCGTCTCCTATGACCACGTCGAGGCGGTCAACGCGTTGGCCCAGGGCCAGGTGGCGATGATCACGGAATGGTCGGCCTTCTATGGCACGCTGACCGATCCGAAGACCTCCAAGCTCGGCGATTGCCTTGCGGTCGCACCTGAACCCGCCGGACCGGCCGGCCGTCTACCCGCGCTCGGCGGCTTCTCGCTCGCCGTCGCGTCCCAGGCCAGCCCGCAGCAGCAGAAGGCGTCCTGGCTATTCATCCAATGGGCAACCTCGGAGGATATCGCCCGCGCCTATGTCGAGGCGGGTGGCGTCTCCGGGCGCAGCTCGGTCTACGAACAAGCGGACATCAAGGCGAAGTACAAATTCGTCGAGCCGATGGTCGCCTCCTGGCAGAAGGGCGTTCCGGAGTTCCGTCCGCGCTTTCCGGCCTGGGCCTCTATCTCCGAGATCGTTGCCGAGGTCGGCTCGAAGATGATGCTCGGCGAAGTCTCGACCGAAGACGGCGCCAAGCAGATCGGCGCGCGTATGGAAAACATTCTCAAGAAGGAAGGCTACTACGACGGCAAGAAAGCCCTGCGGCAGTGA
- a CDS encoding alcohol dehydrogenase catalytic domain-containing protein, translating to MSRALFVDGANKARVAQFNLREGRAGEVLMDVASVGLCGSDLHYFKDGGIGATVIKEPFVPGHEFGGYLCEDVEELGLTRGQLVAVDPNKACGQCDWCREGHHNLCPNVEFIGAPPFDGAMTERIWAPRSQLVALPVSFDALDAVMLEPLGVAIHAVKLAKPRMLERVAVLGCGSIGLLIIQVLKATGAGQVLACDPLAHRRAMAERIGADRVGETAADLIEWSKGGCPLVMEATNSPFGFRDAVTATRIGGRVVLVGIPDGDIYALPAADARRRGLNIKFARRMGDVYPLAIEFLAAGKVDVRSIVTHRIGLEETPGVLTALAENAPGYVKVLVDLKRT from the coding sequence ATGAGCCGAGCTCTTTTCGTCGATGGCGCAAACAAGGCGCGGGTAGCGCAGTTCAATCTGCGGGAGGGACGCGCGGGCGAAGTCCTCATGGACGTCGCCTCAGTCGGCCTCTGTGGCAGCGATCTGCATTATTTCAAGGACGGCGGTATCGGCGCCACGGTTATCAAGGAGCCCTTTGTCCCCGGGCACGAGTTCGGCGGCTACCTTTGTGAAGACGTGGAAGAGCTCGGTCTCACGCGCGGACAACTCGTTGCCGTCGACCCGAACAAGGCGTGCGGTCAGTGCGACTGGTGCCGTGAAGGCCATCACAATCTGTGTCCTAACGTTGAGTTTATCGGCGCTCCCCCATTCGATGGCGCAATGACGGAGCGTATCTGGGCGCCTCGATCGCAGCTCGTTGCACTGCCGGTGAGCTTCGACGCGCTCGATGCCGTGATGCTGGAGCCGCTCGGCGTGGCAATTCACGCTGTCAAACTCGCCAAGCCGCGCATGCTGGAGCGTGTGGCCGTACTAGGTTGCGGTTCGATTGGCCTGCTCATCATCCAGGTGCTGAAGGCGACCGGCGCTGGACAAGTCCTCGCCTGCGATCCGCTGGCGCATCGCCGTGCAATGGCCGAAAGAATCGGCGCGGACCGGGTTGGCGAAACCGCCGCCGACCTCATCGAATGGTCCAAAGGCGGTTGTCCTCTCGTGATGGAGGCGACGAATTCGCCGTTCGGCTTCCGCGACGCCGTGACCGCGACACGCATTGGCGGACGCGTCGTGCTTGTCGGCATTCCGGACGGCGACATCTACGCCTTGCCGGCCGCGGATGCGCGTCGCCGCGGCCTCAACATCAAGTTCGCGCGGCGGATGGGAGACGTCTATCCGCTCGCCATCGAGTTCCTCGCAGCGGGGAAGGTCGACGTGCGCTCGATCGTCACCCATCGCATCGGGCTGGAGGAAACGCCCGGCGTGCTCACGGCGCTCGCCGAGAACGCACCGGGCTATGTCAAGGTTCTCGTCGATTTGAAGAGGACATGA
- a CDS encoding SgcJ/EcaC family oxidoreductase — translation MIKNLFALTLLATVMSSSANAKDEPQEAAIRAIVADQVAAWDAGDGARFCQSAAPDISAFNTSGADMSGKEVFCQRQLQILGGIFKGTTKKQVIRRLRFITDDVAVVDIDNEIHGLKATPSGAPLAADGVSRTRLMEVFVRRDGRWLMEAFYNIDIKSPK, via the coding sequence ATGATCAAAAATCTTTTTGCACTGACCTTGCTTGCAACAGTTATGTCGTCTTCGGCAAACGCTAAAGATGAACCCCAAGAAGCTGCTATTCGTGCCATTGTGGCAGACCAAGTTGCTGCATGGGACGCAGGCGACGGAGCACGGTTTTGTCAATCTGCAGCGCCAGACATCTCGGCGTTCAACACGTCGGGGGCTGACATGTCTGGCAAAGAGGTTTTTTGCCAAAGACAGCTTCAAATTCTCGGCGGCATCTTCAAAGGCACTACGAAGAAGCAAGTCATTCGACGCCTTCGTTTCATTACTGACGACGTGGCGGTGGTCGATATTGACAATGAAATACATGGCCTGAAGGCCACGCCAAGCGGGGCACCCCTAGCTGCTGACGGTGTAAGCCGAACGCGTCTTATGGAGGTTTTCGTTCGACGCGATGGTCGCTGGCTAATGGAAGCATTTTACAACATCGATATCAAATCTCCAAAATAG
- a CDS encoding formylglycine-generating enzyme family protein has translation MTDGTHRCCAERRAGDPALTATASATTIAPSETPIPRRWSPPIGGSFVIGSDDKRFPDDGEGPVRRVNVATFAIACYSVSNVQFAEFVRQTGYTTDAERYGWSFVFEGLLSDNAKREPLNRAAETPWWVAVSHAYWAQPEGPHSTILGRSDHPAVHISWNDAKAYCQWSGTRLPTEAEWETAARGGLEQATFPWGNELTPAGEHRCNIWQGNFPHLNTMEDGYLGTAPVHAFEANGYGLHNVAGNVWEWCEDTFSPRYHQVTAAEDPFHNAPAPNRSLRGGSFLCHDSYCNRYRVAARSSNTPDSSASNIGFRVVRTGC, from the coding sequence ATGACTGACGGAACTCACCGCTGCTGTGCCGAACGTCGCGCCGGCGATCCGGCGCTGACGGCTACCGCATCGGCAACGACGATCGCGCCCAGTGAGACGCCCATCCCGCGCCGCTGGAGCCCGCCGATCGGTGGATCGTTCGTGATAGGCTCCGACGACAAGCGTTTTCCCGATGATGGCGAAGGACCAGTGCGCAGGGTCAATGTCGCTACTTTCGCAATCGCTTGCTATTCGGTGAGCAATGTGCAGTTCGCGGAGTTCGTAAGGCAGACTGGCTATACCACGGACGCTGAACGCTACGGTTGGAGCTTTGTGTTTGAGGGTTTGCTGTCGGACAACGCGAAGCGTGAGCCGCTAAATCGCGCAGCCGAGACGCCGTGGTGGGTCGCGGTGTCGCACGCCTATTGGGCGCAGCCCGAGGGACCACACTCGACCATCCTCGGCCGGAGCGACCATCCTGCCGTGCATATTTCCTGGAATGACGCCAAGGCTTACTGCCAGTGGTCAGGGACCCGATTGCCCACGGAAGCCGAATGGGAAACGGCCGCCCGCGGCGGGCTCGAGCAGGCCACCTTTCCCTGGGGCAATGAGTTGACGCCCGCGGGCGAGCATCGCTGCAATATCTGGCAGGGAAATTTTCCCCACCTCAATACGATGGAAGACGGCTATCTCGGCACCGCGCCGGTCCATGCCTTTGAGGCGAACGGCTACGGCTTACACAACGTCGCCGGCAATGTCTGGGAATGGTGCGAAGATACGTTCTCGCCCCGATACCATCAGGTTACGGCGGCCGAAGATCCTTTCCACAATGCCCCAGCTCCCAACCGCTCGCTGCGCGGTGGTTCTTTCCTCTGTCATGATTCCTATTGCAATCGTTATCGCGTGGCGGCACGAAGCTCGAACACGCCAGACAGCTCTGCGAGCAATATCGGTTTTCGCGTCGTCCGCACCGGGTGTTGA